Genomic DNA from Caloenas nicobarica isolate bCalNic1 chromosome 3, bCalNic1.hap1, whole genome shotgun sequence:
ATCCACAGAGGGAGTGAATGCAGTGCTACCTCCTGTAAAAGAAATTTGGTATTTTCAGCCCAGTGGCCCTATGAAAAAGCTTTCATCCCCTCCTGTTTCTTCAGCCAGATGTACTCTGCAGGGACACAGAAAGCTCAAAAGGATACAAAACGGCCACCTCACCTGCACAAGTGCTCCAACAGGATAGCACTGACGCACAGCGGCAGGAACACTTGCATCACTGGTACCTGCTGTTAAATCTCACCTGAGACTGCAAATGAGGCCTGAAGACTCACCTCTTATTTCTCCTAAAACAACTTAGAGATAGGCACAGATGCCTCAAActaaaaaaagtaattcctaAAATCTGTTGGCAATGCACTTATTTTGGACATAAAatttactcttaaaaaaaaattggatgcttttatatttaattgAATCAGTGCATTTATTTTGGATGTAAAATTTACCCTTAAATATAAACgcatccaatttttttttaaattgtatcaGTGCAACTCTTCTACACATTTGGCATCCTGCAAGAGCATTAAATTCATTCAGGTACAAATTAGATAGTTCCCTTTGTTACTTGCCCTTCCCTCCACTGCAGAGATCTTGCATACTGCCAACAGACCTTTCCCAAGCACAGGCATGTCAGTTTGTTAccctcagctgcttttctttgcagtttaaATACTATTCAGTTTCACAAGACTTCACCAACTTTGCCTAAAGCTGTAAAAATCTGCTGCAAAACACTTGAGCAGTTCAATGTAAATCTGGTCTCAAAGATAGCCGCGCTTAAAGTGCTTTAATTGAACCTTATAGAAGTAACAGAGCCTCAATTTAATTTGCTATTGCTGATTTGTACTTTAAATATACATAAGCTTTCTGTTCTTAGAATGATTGCACCGTGTGTGGTTTGCTCAGTACAAAACAGTGAACAGCTACACGGTCATTCATACAAACCTTGTCCGCTTCACATGACTTTTGCAAATAATGTTAAACATCGCGTTAAGTTACCTGAACCTGTCTGGAAGTCCTGACAGGTGTGACCAGTGTCATTCAGACCGGGACGCTGGGCTCCTTCCTTACTGCCCAGCtacccagggctggggcatccCCTCCTTACTCTGCCCAACAGTGGCACCCAGGGGACACTTTGGGAACTGGCTCCTGTTGGAGCTACCATCGGTTTACATGTACCAGCTTTTGACTATCGAGGTTCAAAACGCTACCCCGCTACTCCAACAAGCCAGAAAGCCTCAGACCACCACCACTGGTGAAGACGAGCCAGAGCGAGGGAAAATGTACAGCACCTGAAACGCTGCAGAGGAGGCAGTCAGCCACCTCCAGAGGAGATAAGGTTACTGTACAGTCAAATGCATCAGCAAAACTGTTCTTTCAAAAAACAAGTGTGCCACATCAAGCAACAAGATATTTTATGTGTCCTTTTCTAAATAGCTACAGACTGTGAAAAGATTCCTGGGCGAGAGATTATTTTGCCCCTGATgatgcagctctgcttttctagAAGTCCTAATACTCAAGCCAGTTTCCAGGAGTGCTATACAGCACATCAGTCTACACTTCATGCAATTGCCCAAGAATCAAAAGCAGCAGTAGGGCTATCAAAGCCCCAAGCATTAACAGGCATTCAGAAATCTCCATACTAAGTTATTTTCCATCAGTAGTAAGAAAAGGATGATGCTTCAGATTTTGGGCAttaaccaaacaaaacacatagaCGTGAACCCAGATGCAGAGTCCGGGACTTAACTTTGGAAGATCCCATTTaacattcttcctttttgcACACATAAATTGGTTTCAGGTGACTCATATTTATAGTGTCTGCAAATAAGTACAGAGAGGTCAAATGCCAGGACAGCATGTCAGAGAGATAAAGATAGGAAAAGCAAGCTGTGAAGTGCAGAGAAGGCAGCACAAACACAACAAATGCTTTTCTCACTAAACCAAGGCCGAACTGAAATTGTGATCAGAAAAGTCTATGAACCTAAATCTTAGTAAGTTAAAACTCTTCCATGTCATAGCATAAGGGATTACAAAAAGGGGATTAAACTGACATTGTAATCAGATTGATCAACAGATTAAGATGAGATGAATGAAACTGACTTGTAACTTTTAGCCGCTTCCTTACCATGAACCACTCTCGTTTCTAAAAAACACTGGCACTTATAACAAGATTGAAAATACTCAGCATTAAAGTAGTTGAACTTCTTGAAAAAATTTAATAGGACAAATGTTTTcataatacagaaaaattgtACATCACAGATTACATGTTTATAAGTGAACTGAATTAGTCTTTTCGTAACTGGACAGTTTCCTCTTTGATTCCATCTTTTGTGACAATGCAAATCTTAAGCGCATCCCCAGTGTACACATCTctctcagcagcagaaataaagacaTCTTTAACCAGCTGCAAAGCCTTCTCCAGGGTCAGAGGTACATGTTCCACATTTTGCATGTTCTTGAAGCCAATCtaagaaaagaggaaagtgcattttaaaggaagaatgaTCCATCTAGCACAAAAGGTGTTTCAGTCTCTGCACTAGAATGAACAGATTTAGGCAACTTAGAAGAAATGGTTGGTCTGTTTTAGAAACCAAAGCTGGCAAAAGTATTCCTCCAAACAGTTTACAGCTGCATGACCAGAATTTTGCCAgtgctgatcctcttacaaaaGTGACTGGAAGCAGATCCAGCACACggccagcacagctcctcccaCCCATTCAGCACACACGAGATCACAATGAACATGCAGATCTGAACTGATCTCACTCTTCAGAAATTTCTCACTGGGGTAGCACTACCAGAACTGCACACAAGCTTTTTCTCTAGTCACTTCGTAGTGAGGAACatttcttaaaagcaaatattcctAAACATACCTCAACTtcaaaaataacagtttttatCAGGACATAACTGGTCCTACTAAATAGTGTATTTTAGGTGATAAACTTAAGTGTCCACTTAAGCATCGGAACTggaaaaggaggggaagagTCACTTACTATGCCTCAAActcaaaagcaataaaaagcaaCTGATGACAACTATGTTTCCACAGAAGatactttattttctgcagttaatAAAGTTCAAAACTAAGTCAAAGCTGagactttttgttttttgttttaaagtttctaTTCCCTTCTCAGCTGATAAGAACTAAGAATGCCCATGGCTTTTTTAAGCACAAAAGTTGACGTTAGGCTCAACTGACTAAACAATACCAATATTGGAGAAGTAAAACAGGCATATTTATGCTATCagctaggggaaaaaaacccgaacaaacaccaaaacccccaaacaaaaacaacatcAAAACAACATAATTCCCcaattaaaacatttatctgtattttaaacaggCAGTTCACTGTTTGTATCATATTGAAAACCTGAACAGATTCTAAAGCAAAACTTTGATTTCTCCTGAGAAGGTAGAGccagtttataaatatatgcattAACAGTCCTAGCTGTAATACATTTAAAACTTCTCGCAAAAGTAATATTCCCCAAAAGTCAAGCTACATTAATTTGAACGTCACAAATGTTTACTGAGATCATAAAAAAACACCCAACTATTTTACCTGGTTATCAAGCAAGGGTTGCAGCATGGCACTTGCTGATCCAGCTGCTTTGAAAGAATCTCTCTGGTATGAGCCCACTGGATCAAAGCTATACACTGCTCCCTTccctgtaggaaaaaaaaaaaaagtatgtaatCACAATCCAGAAGGATTCTCAATACAGATAAGCATTTACCTCAAAAACCAGCTCTCTCCATAAGTAGTCTCTGGAGTACCACAGAACTCAGCAAACCTTTACCAAATAATACTGCAGGATGTTCAGACCATGCTTTCTATGGCAGGCTCACTAGGGTTGTGACCTGGTACTATATGCAAGgttgttttcagtatttaagCTGTAACCATGCTCTAACAGATGTTTTCTACAGTACTTACCACAGAAAAAAGTGCTGATGCAGAATAATCAAAGGAGGAGAATCTGTTAGAGCGCAGTGCCACACAAAGAGCTCTGCTGGTTCTAAAGCTAGCAAAAAGAGGCAGTTCAGCCATTGTTCTTGAACAATATGGTTCTTGAATTACCTCCTGAGTGTGCTTGGATGTCTCTGCATCGCTTTCCTGGAACCAGGGATGATGCTCTGGTCTCTTATACGCTCCCCTCTGGAGTCAGGTCAGGTTGCACAAAGCTTATTAGCTTGCGCCGGCATCAGAGATGCAGACGCACTGTAGCTCTGATGCATCAGCATTTGATGAGGACACACTAGTCAAAACGCAGCACCTGGCCAAGCTCATCCTTTCTGTTCAGACAGGCTGCACCTAATTTAACAAACTGTCCAGGGCACatggcagcacagcacaggtAGCAGAGCAGCCCTCAGAAAGCCAGCAGAGATCCCAAATCCCGAATCCCTACATCAGAACAAATAAATCTTGCTGCACCCAAATTAAGCCCAGGCACACAAACCTGCACTCTTATTCTTATTGCTACAGCACCCTCATAATTTGAGATTTACCATTATGCAGGGCAGATTAATCCCTTTCCAGGCTCCACATATCATAGACATGTCTTTGCAAGACTGGGAAAGCAGTGTAATTAGTGGTACCAACAAACTGTGGGGAATAATTGAAATCATCCAAACAAGACCACCTCTGAGCTCCTGCTCAAAGCCAGAGAACACAGTATTTTAGCAACCCAACCAAATCAAACCATTGGACAAGAGCACTGGAAGGGCTATATGTTAAACTACAGCTTCCCTGTAGAAGTCATGATTTTCATCAGAGAttagttaaaaattaaaaatctctttgtaGAAACCTGCCTCTGGAGTAAACCATCATATTTAATAACCTCTATCACACTCACAGGCTGGAGTAACAGTACTGCTAACATCTCCTTTAAAGATACAATCAAGAATTCCAGCAAAGCTGTTATAAAGTATTCCAGTCTAGAGTAAAGTATGAGAAGCAGGCAACGTTAGCAGATTTCACttgtaatgaaataattataacATAGTTTTTAGACTTTCAGACCTTCAGAAATGGAAGACAAATTAAGAGTGGAAGCTAGGAAACTACCCAGATGCATAAGATGCATTTGGCCTGTGTAAGTACCATAATACCTAAAGGTAGGTGTTAGGAATAGGAACATAAACTTTGTTATTCCATTGGTACACTTGAGATGTAAATGGATAGCTATTCACCTACAGAAATTTAGCcccttgttttttcctttttgtttaaagtCTTACCTTCTTCATCAAGTCCGCCAATTATGTTGTAAACATAGTAAGGAAAGAAACGTCGAGAATACAGAATTGTAGACAGCATCGCTGCAATAGCCCCAGTAGTCATGGTCTTGTTGTTGGAATGCTTGTACATCTGCAAATGGTACCGCATGTCCGAGAAGAAAGTCAAACACTAAATTTTACATTCAAtcagaattacattttctgtaacCTCACTACAGAAGAATCTGACACTAAGCAAGATTATTAACTATCATGATTACTGAAAACACACTGGCTTAAGAGTAAAGACTTCTTACAAGCCAAAAATTAACACTTCCCCAAAGTTTTGCAAAGAATAGATGTCACCTCATTAACTTTATCCTCTCCAGCTCTTCCATTCTTTAAATTTGTGATTTTACATTTAGTAAGAACACAGCATCCACTTCCCCTGCCTGATCTTTCACTAGCAATACAGCCATAGTTAGGATACAAACACTtgaagaaaaccagcaaaagttgtatttaaaacatATCCTATTATTGGTCTCAAATGTGATGTTACAAATATAAGTTTCTAAATACAATAAGACAGTTAGCTACCTTTAATCTTGCTTCAATAATTTTAGTAAGGGTAAGGCAGTCACCATGGAAACCACTGCATCCAATGACTGTTCGTTCTGTTCTGTAAAAGAGAAAGAGTAGTTCTGCTGTGATTTTAGATTTAGTATGAACTATACCACTTTCTTACACAGTAGATTATGATGAAGACATTGAATGTATTTTCAGATTCTCTAACGCTACCAGAAAGAGCTGTCTAAAATGTAGTAACAGATGTTTTGTCTACCAAAGGTAACCGCAACCTGCATCTTGAAAGGACTCATTACGTGCAGGACCGCACAGATGTCTGTCTTCAATCCACCGGCTTCCACAGCAAGACAGACTAAAAGAAATTCTTAATTTCCTCATGCAGCCCTAACTCAAGCTATTGCGATTCAGTCTTGCTAGAGGCTCTGTTTGGCCATGGGGAGTCTGTTACAACCCATCACTCAGCCCAGTTTTACTCCATCTGGGCAGAGGACTGCGTTCAGACTGTACAACGGTTGTGCAACATTTATTCTGTAGGTGGGTTTCTGTGTCAGCACAACAGAACGTATCTGGCTGCAGGTGCACTGTAGAGGGTTGGCTCTTTGCTCAGGTTCAAAACGTTTCATGAACACTGACTACAGGTACGtgcatttgaaatttaaattctAGTAAACTAGAGTCTACAACCATTCACGCATACTTCTAGACTAACACAAAGCAGTCActcagaaaacaatttaaattgaaatattcTCTCAGCCTGTCATTACAATTACAGAAAAACATCATGTGGAATGTGCAGATTGTACCACATTTGGACAGTATCAGAGAGTCAAAGATACAATAAGGAGTTAACGAGGAGAAACATAAGTTCATACGATCTTGTgtcatcaattaaaaaaaaatgtttacatagCTGATGGCAGCCTACTAGGTAAGCACCTGCTACAGTCAAAAGAATGtaaataatatgtattttttaaaccaaGGGGATGCTGTCTAAGTGAAGTCAAGATAAGCATGCGATGAGCATTAGAAGTTCAATAATGGAACTACTGACAGATTTACCTCTCCTAAAACAAACATGTCTTCAAAGCGCCAGATGGTTGACTACAGAGACACGGTACAACTGGCAGCAGTGGGCACACTTGTGTACCAACACCAGGTGTCCTGATGAAGCAGAACGACTTACCACAGGATTAAGTCTGCTATAAACAAAAGTTCTTTTGATTATCCAGCCAAGAAAACACTTAGCTTACATTAGGCCTTGTATCATGCTAAAAACATTCTGTTATTAGCTAACTTTAAGAGCGTGCAACAAGAAATCTGGCTGTATCTACAACACCACATCACATCTTGCATTATAGCAAGTCACCATGACTCCAAAATCAATTTGgttattctcctttttttctgagaattctgctTAAAGAAAGTGATAGATGATTCCAGGCACGTGACATGCTCatcaataaaaaaggaaatttcatcTACATCAATTCTTACAAAATCTGGACTTACAGTTTGTAGCATTTTGGACTGTCCCGGCAGTGAATTGCATAACCTTCACTCAGTCGTGTGTCAGAGGCAACAAGAGAAAAGTCTTCTCCAGCAATGGCCAACACAGTCCTTAAAGAAGAGTATTCATACAATCATGATTTTtagcacaaatattttcttaggcAACAGAGGAGCAGACTAGATAGCAGTTCTATATCCAGACTCACGTTTTGACAAGCATCTTATATTCCTTGCTGTTTCCCACTATGCACATCCCTACACGTGACTCAAGATTGGAGGAAGAAGATGCTCGACACACCAAAGAGAATATACGTACGTGATTCTCTACTTTGACTACAAACTGTACGGAAACTTGGTAAAACATAGTTTCTATACAATGCAAGAACCAGACTCAACAGACTAGCGATTTTAGATGCCTGCTATAATGAAAGACTCACCCTTCTAAAACAGTTTGGCTCTCCAAGTGAAAACACTCCAACCAAGTACTAAGCATCAGTATCATTATACTTAAATGATCATCGCTTCTTTAATCTGATGTTATCCTTGGTTATTTATTTCCAAGTAACTGGCTTTGTGATTGTCATATGTGTGCTACCATTAAATAACAAacagacatattttaaaaagcagttaggcattattaaaaaaaaaaaaaaatctaaataacaCTGTCCTGGCCAGATCCTGTCACCAACTCATGAGGAAGTCATGACTTCACAGTTATGACAAGACAGCTTTCAACCCACTTACAGGTTTAAAAGCTGGTAATATGACCATTACACGGGTTCCCTGAGCCACTCTAAATAAACAAACCTGAAGGGCTCGGCAGGTTCTTATTTTGACCCGTGAAAGTTCAGGGACCCCCGAACTGGCCCAAATGGCCAAAAGCCACAGGGACGTGCCAGAACACCCCAGGAGCTGCAAGGACCCGCTCGGCCCAGGGCAAGGCCGACCCCCGCTCTCCCCGTGCTGCCCCCCTTTCCCTACAAAGAGGTGCCCGCAAGGAGAGACAAGCCCTCACAGAGAGCCAGGGGGCTGCAAGAATACAACACGAAAGACTCAGCGCTACCGCCTCTCTCCTCGGGGCCCGCTCCCCCGCGGAAGGTGATGTCTCAGCCCGTCCCACCCCCGGCCTGCGACTCCTCACCCTCCGTTAAAGGTGTAGGGAGAAAAGCGGTTCTGCACGGGCGCGCCGAGCTCGTAGCCCATCTCGGGCCCGAGGTCGACGTAACCAGCGGTGGACAACATCGCGGCAAGCCCTCTCCCTGCTGTCTCACGGCAAAATGGCGGCACCGGAGCCGGAAGTGGCGATCCACCACTCTAGGCGATCAGCGGCGGCTTCGTCTCGTCTGCTCTGGAGGACATCGCGCCCCGCGCGGGCGGGCGGTGGGGGCGCTGGCGCGCGGGTGCCCGCGGCCGTTGGGAGCGGCGCTGGCCGGTGCCCGCCTGTCAGCGGGCGGCGCTCGTCCCGCCGCGGGCTCCGCCGCTGCCGGTCCCCGCAGGGCTCTTCCCAGCCTGGGCTCGGCAGGGGCCCCCGGGCACGGCGCGCAGCAACAGCAGCGGCACCGGTTCTCGCCCGGTCCAAGCGCTGCCACCCCCGCCTGCCGAGTGCCTGGTGATGGAAGCAGGCGGGTTGGCAGCGGCTGCGGTGAGGTGATCGAAGAGCCGCTGGCGTTTGAGCAGGCGGGGAGCAGAGCGGCTCCTGCTCTGGGAAAACCGGACTCCCTCGATAAACAGTGTGACCAGTAAGGGTCGGGAAGCACCAAGGCCGCCGAGGTGGGTcacggggggcggggccgggcgccaCAAGCGGGAAGCACCGGGGCAGAGGCGCGAAGAGGTGCAGGGGAGGGCGGAGGAGCAGGGACATGCCAGGGAGGCCGGTGCTCCTCTACAGGAGCGCGCCCCCCTGCCCGGGCAGAGCCGCTGTTGCTGCAGGCTCCGCGGGACCCGCGCACAGGCGGCAGCGGGAACCGTGAGGCGCTGGCACTGCCGGCCGCGCGACTGCAGCAACGAGCACGGGGCGGCAAGTTGTGCAGCTCAAAAACGAGTAACAACCTTCCCGCACATGACGGTGTGGCCGCGCCAGGCCCGGCGCAGGAGCCACGCGTGGCACCGCTGGGGAACAGCGGCCCCGTGTCTGCCGAGACACGGCACCGGCCGACCCCTGTCCCCACGCCCTCACTGAAGATGGCGGCGGGGAAGGCGGTGCAGGCGCGAGGCGGAAGTGACGCGATCGGGACGcgccggcggcgcggggcgcaGCTCGGCTCCAGTGGGCGCTGTGCGGCGGCGGGGTGGCGCCGGGAGCGGCAGGTAGCGTCTGCGCCGCGCCCGCCTTTCTCCCCGCTcctccccggggccgccgcATGCACCGCTGCCCGGGGAGCGGGGGACGACGGGTGCCAGCGCAAGCGGGGCCGCGATGGAGTGGGCCGGACCGGGCCTGGAGGGCGGGGACGTTGCGCGGGGCCGGGCTCGCTCCGCATCTCCCCGCCGGCGCCGCCGCAGAGTCGGGGCTCTCTAGGCCAGCCTGAGCCGCGGGAGGTGGCGAGAGAAGCGGGAAGGGCTCCTGCGGCGGGGAGGTAGCGGCCGCGCCCCCCTCGCGGGGCTCCGGCGCGTCTTGGGGCGAGCGGCGGCCGTTGGGGGCGGGATGGCCGCGGGCAGCGGCCTGGCTGCGGCGGGGATCGCCGTCCCTGTGTGAGGGCGGGCGGGAAGGGGGGCGCGGCGGTGGCGGCTGCGGCCTGCCGGGGCCGGTCTTTGGGCGGGGGAGGGTCTGGACAGCgcggagcagcaggaggggtCGCGTCATGCCGAAACTGGCTCTTTGCGAGCCCGGCCGTGTGTGAAGGGAGAGATCTTGCCAGAGTGTTTGAGAGTGGGTTGAGGTCTTCTCCAGGGCGTCTCTTGCCTCTGAACTTTGTCCCCTCGACAAAAACCTTCCCTAGCGTTTGTGGTGGAGATGCGAGCAAGCCACAGTTAGATGGTTACAAGATGAATCTCTGCGTAGGTGGTGTCCAAACTGCGGGTTCTGGCATGCCTGGTATCTAGACTTATTAGCAAACAGCTGGGCTGTCGAGGAGTTGACTTTGTTTCTTCTAGGGCAGTGTTTAGGCTTGCAATTTACTTCCAACTCGAGGCTGTAAAACCTGGATGCTCCGTTTGATATGTTTGGTGAGGGTAAAGATGATAATATCTTATGgtcatgaggaagaaaaaaactcatGCCTTTTCAGGTGTCGTTTAAATACAAATGTAATTCTGAGCTCTcagaccttaaaaaaaattttaaaaaagcccgGATAGACTTTATTCAAATTTCAAGGTGGTTTATCTCTGGCCTAAAAATGACCTCTAGTATTTCTGGGCAATAGGTATCTAGTTCAGAAAGCTATcaattaatgtaaaaatatttgatatcAAGGTGTAACTTTATATTCTCCACTTGTGTCATTTATTTCCATGATACAGCAACAGAagtatagtttaaaaaaaaagaaatcatgcaTAAATTTCACTCATGTACCTGAAATCTGCTttcatatatttctttttttttctcataaaatgTATGTCGTTGTTTGAAATGTGTTAGTGCTTTATTTTATGGACACGGATGGAAGAGGGTTTCCTAGTTCTGATTTGACCAGTGATGCTTTtctcatagaagaaaaaatatttttggaagcCCAAGCCGTAAAATGGCCAGGAAGAGACTTGCAAGCAATGTGCTGGTAAGCTTGTCAGTTAGTAGTCAGTGGAATTCaattgtagaaaaaaaaatcagtgcttttGCAGGTAAAGCAAAGCTTGGGAGTAGAATGAGCATTAACAACTTGAGTTGTTTATGCAGGAGGGTTTGGTTAGACAGGCCTGCTCCTGTGAGTCAGGCTGCCTGCCAGGGCCTtcaacagaagcagctgcaaaGGTTCTAGAGAGTGTGctcaaaaagttatttttatggaTTGTGCGTGCGTGTGTGGATGTtcttatatatatttgtatgtgGGTGTCTCTTATCTAACAGCAGCTGATaggtttgcttttggttttgtgtttaggTATTATTCTCAAGGTatcactttttctctttccaggctTTGATTAGTATTTTAGACTCATAACATACAGTTCTATGGAGCTGATGTTTTACTGTCACTTTCAGCTTGGCTTAGAAAGCTACTTTGCTGGAATGTTTTAAAGGGTTAAAAACCCTCTAGGATTTGAAGTTAATTTAAATTGAAGGAAATACGTCGGCCTCACCAAAAAAAGAACTGGAATCATGGATCAGAACAACAGCCTGCCAGCCTATGCTCAAGGCTTAGCCTCCCCTCAGgtaaaaccaaattatttaaTATGCAACTGTGATCTGAATTTATTTGTGAAAGTGTTTTGAGTTTCTTGCATGTAACTTcaagttttttgtttgcagaTCTGAAAAATTCTGCTAGGTGTAATACTAGTatgaagcagaattttaaaaccaTCAATCTCTATATCCAGAGGTATAAGAAACGTGGAGATACATGGGGTTCCTTTAAGTTGAAACATGACTGACAAGTTGGAAATACTAATTTAATTCTGGTGGTTACCCTTTAAATGAACATACATAATGGACTGTTGCTGCACTATGAATGCATTTGGTACGATGGGCACAGTctctgttcaaacaattgcaaGATAATTTGTGGGTCAGAGTTGAGAGGTGCTTGCAAGGTAGTGTCAGAAGAGTATCAGCATCACTAGCTGGAGG
This window encodes:
- the PSMB1 gene encoding proteasome subunit beta type-1, translating into MLSTAGYVDLGPEMGYELGAPVQNRFSPYTFNGGTVLAIAGEDFSLVASDTRLSEGYAIHCRDSPKCYKLTERTVIGCSGFHGDCLTLTKIIEARLKMYKHSNNKTMTTGAIAAMLSTILYSRRFFPYYVYNIIGGLDEEGKGAVYSFDPVGSYQRDSFKAAGSASAMLQPLLDNQIGFKNMQNVEHVPLTLEKALQLVKDVFISAAERDVYTGDALKICIVTKDGIKEETVQLRKD